The DNA window ATTCATTGCATTACCCAACAACAACCTGTGCCATAGATTTTAACCCACCTGTTTTGCGAGATTTTAAAATAAAACAAATACCTGCTAGGTTTTCAAAATCTAGCAGGTTTGTCGGAACGCGCGAAAAGAATTCATCAGACAAGATTAAAACATTGTCTGAATCAGGATTTTTAACTGCGCTACTCATTTTTTTCAATAAAGGGCGGTAATTGACGGGGAGATTGAATTTTAAAGCGTTTTTCACGGCTGGTATCCCCTTGTAACAAGGTGATGTGCGATTTTGCAACCCCGAAGGTTTTCGCTAAGAGTTTAATAAGTTCCGCATTAGCTTGACCATCAACGGGCGTGGCGGTTGTGCGAATTTTTAAGCGGTCTTGATGAACACCAACAATATTGGTTTGACTCGCGCGGGGTTGAACGTGGACGGAGAGAATTAAATCTGCGCCGTCCCAGCGATAAAACGTCATTGTATTACCAACTTAATAATAAAATCCCTGCATATAGCAAAATACCGACTAATAGTGGGGAAAGGTCAATACCCCCCGTTGCAGGTAAAAGACGGCGCACAGGTTGGAGTAATGGCTCTGTGAGGCTGTGTAATAAGCGACTGATAGGGGTGTGGTATAACGGTTGTTGTGTGAGAAGTTCAACCCAACTCAGGATAGCCCGTAAAATAATCGCCCAGAAAAAGACATTTAACACTAATGAAAGCGTATCAAGTACGGTGTAGAGTACTAACATGCTAAAACTGGCGCGTTGGTCAAATAA is part of the Beggiatoa alba B18LD genome and encodes:
- a CDS encoding YggT family protein encodes the protein MSPVANAFAFLVNALFGLYILLIMLRFLLTLLRVRFHDEISQFLLQVTDPPLKPLYLFIPRWRNVDIAAIVLMLLLTFIKLILTVYLFDQRASFSMLVLYTVLDTLSLVLNVFFWAIILRAILSWVELLTQQPLYHTPISRLLHSLTEPLLQPVRRLLPATGGIDLSPLLVGILLYAGILLLSW
- a CDS encoding DUF167 family protein → MTFYRWDGADLILSVHVQPRASQTNIVGVHQDRLKIRTTATPVDGQANAELIKLLAKTFGVAKSHITLLQGDTSREKRFKIQSPRQLPPFIEKNE